The Proteus vulgaris genome has a segment encoding these proteins:
- the narG gene encoding respiratory nitrate reductase 1 alpha chain, with product MSKFLDRFRYFKQLGDTFSKDHGQELNVNRDWEDGYRSRWQHDKIVRSTHGVNCTGSCSWKIYVKNGLVTWETQQTDYPRTRPDLPDHEPRGCPRGASYSWYLYSANRVKYPMVRKRLIKLWREAKAQHCDPVDAWASIISSPEKTKSYKQARGRGGFVRSSWSEVNEIIAASNVFTAKEFGPDRIIGFSPIPAMSMVSYAAGARYLSLIGGACLSFYDWYCDLPPASPMTWGEQTDVPESADWYNSSYLIAWGSNVPQTRTPDAHFFTEVRYKGTKTVAVTPDYAEIAKLCDQWLNPKQGTDSAMAMAMGHVILNEFHVKRQTEYFSNYVRTYTDMPMLVMLDKHDSGKLVAGRMLRASDLVNNLDQEKNPEWKTVAIDEKTQQLVAPQGSMGFRWEGAAKWNLEPKDGKSGEEVTLQLGLLENHDDVVDVAFPYFGGIKSEYFEGVALDDVLVHKLPAKRITLANGEEKYVTTVYDLLLANYGIDRGLNDENCASNYDEIKAYSPAWAEKVTGVSRQDITRIAREFADNAEKTHGRSMVIVGAGINHWYHMDMTYRGIINMLIFCGCVGQSGGGWAHYVGQEKLRPQTGWLPLAFGLDWQRPPRHMNSTSFFYNHSSQWRYETVSPTELLSPLADKSRFSGSLVDMNVRSERMGWLPSAPQLNLNPLSIAKKAQEAGVSVADYTVNALKSGEIRFASEQPDNPQNFPRNLFIWRSNLLGSAGKGHEYLLKYLLGTENGLQGKDLGEQGQVKPQEVEWQDKGGEGKVDLVVTLDFRMSSTCLFSDIVLPTATWYEKDDMNTSDMHPFIHPLTAAVDPAWESKTDWEIYKGIAKSFSKLCVGHLGVETDLVTLPIQHDSAAEMAQPFDVKDWKKGECDLIPGKTAPHLIPVERDYPNTYARFTSLGPLMDKLGNGGKGISWNTQAEVDFLKKLNRVRHDGAAKGRPAIETAIDAAEVILSLAPETNGQVAVKAWDALSKVTGRDHTHLAKVKEDEKIRFRDIVAQPRKIISSPTWSGLEDEHVSYNACYTNVHEMIPWRTLSGRQQLYQDHEWMRAYGESLVVYRPPIDTKAIDAVKGKKPNGFPEKALNFLTPHQKWGIHSTYSDNLLMLTLGRGGPVVWLSEDDAKEMGISDNDWVEAYNSNGALTARAIVSQRIPDGMIYMYHAQERQINLPGSEVTGMRGGIHNSVTRVCPKPTHMIGGYAQLAYSFNYYGTVGSNRDEFVVVRKMKQIDWLDGEGDAYQQTLNGQEKA from the coding sequence AACCCAACAAACGGATTACCCACGTACACGTCCGGATTTACCAGATCATGAGCCTCGTGGTTGCCCTCGTGGTGCAAGCTACTCATGGTATTTATACAGCGCAAACCGCGTTAAATATCCCATGGTGCGTAAACGCTTAATTAAATTATGGCGTGAAGCGAAAGCACAACACTGTGATCCTGTCGATGCTTGGGCTTCAATCATTAGCTCGCCAGAAAAAACTAAAAGCTATAAACAAGCGCGTGGTCGTGGTGGTTTTGTTCGCTCGTCATGGTCAGAAGTGAATGAAATCATTGCTGCTTCTAACGTGTTTACAGCAAAAGAGTTTGGCCCTGATCGTATTATCGGATTCTCGCCAATTCCGGCTATGTCGATGGTCTCATATGCTGCGGGTGCGCGTTATTTATCTCTGATTGGTGGCGCATGCTTAAGCTTCTACGATTGGTATTGCGATTTACCACCTGCATCGCCAATGACTTGGGGTGAGCAAACCGACGTTCCTGAATCAGCAGACTGGTATAACTCTTCTTACCTGATTGCATGGGGTTCTAACGTACCGCAAACACGTACTCCAGATGCCCACTTCTTTACAGAAGTTCGTTATAAAGGGACTAAAACCGTTGCGGTAACACCTGATTACGCTGAAATCGCGAAACTCTGTGATCAATGGCTAAATCCAAAACAGGGTACTGACAGCGCAATGGCAATGGCGATGGGACACGTTATTCTTAACGAATTCCACGTTAAACGCCAAACTGAATACTTTAGTAACTACGTGCGCACTTACACTGACATGCCAATGTTGGTGATGTTAGATAAACACGACTCAGGCAAGCTAGTTGCAGGTCGTATGTTGCGTGCTTCTGATTTAGTGAACAATCTGGATCAAGAGAAAAATCCAGAGTGGAAAACTGTTGCTATTGATGAAAAAACACAGCAATTGGTTGCTCCTCAAGGTTCGATGGGCTTTCGTTGGGAAGGTGCTGCTAAATGGAATCTTGAGCCTAAAGATGGTAAGAGTGGCGAAGAAGTCACGTTACAACTGGGGCTTTTAGAGAACCACGATGATGTTGTTGACGTTGCATTTCCTTATTTTGGTGGCATCAAAAGTGAATACTTTGAAGGTGTTGCCCTTGATGATGTGCTCGTTCATAAACTGCCTGCTAAGCGTATTACACTGGCGAATGGCGAAGAAAAATACGTTACAACCGTCTATGACTTGCTATTAGCAAACTACGGTATTGATCGTGGTTTAAATGATGAGAACTGCGCATCAAATTACGATGAAATAAAAGCGTACTCACCAGCATGGGCTGAAAAAGTCACGGGTGTAAGCCGTCAAGACATCACCCGTATTGCGCGTGAATTTGCGGATAACGCAGAAAAAACACATGGTCGTTCTATGGTGATTGTGGGAGCTGGTATTAACCACTGGTATCACATGGATATGACCTATCGTGGCATTATTAATATGCTGATTTTCTGTGGTTGTGTTGGTCAAAGTGGTGGGGGTTGGGCACATTATGTTGGACAAGAAAAATTACGTCCACAAACAGGTTGGTTGCCTTTAGCATTTGGTCTTGATTGGCAACGCCCACCTCGTCATATGAACAGTACATCGTTCTTTTATAATCACTCAAGTCAGTGGCGTTACGAAACCGTATCACCGACAGAGCTATTATCACCATTAGCGGATAAATCACGCTTTAGTGGTAGTTTGGTTGATATGAACGTGCGTTCAGAACGTATGGGATGGTTACCATCGGCGCCTCAATTAAATTTAAACCCTCTGTCTATTGCGAAAAAAGCCCAAGAGGCAGGCGTTAGTGTCGCTGATTACACCGTTAATGCATTGAAATCAGGTGAAATCCGTTTTGCTTCAGAGCAACCGGATAATCCACAAAACTTCCCACGTAATTTATTTATCTGGCGTTCTAACTTATTAGGTTCTGCGGGTAAAGGGCATGAATATTTACTGAAATACTTGCTGGGAACTGAAAACGGTTTACAAGGTAAAGACTTAGGTGAGCAAGGCCAAGTTAAGCCACAAGAAGTGGAATGGCAAGATAAAGGCGGTGAAGGTAAAGTTGATTTAGTGGTGACTTTAGACTTCCGTATGTCAAGTACCTGTCTCTTCTCCGATATCGTTTTACCAACCGCTACATGGTATGAGAAAGATGATATGAATACTTCGGATATGCATCCATTTATTCATCCATTAACTGCTGCGGTTGATCCTGCTTGGGAATCTAAAACAGACTGGGAAATCTATAAAGGTATCGCCAAAAGCTTCTCTAAATTGTGTGTTGGCCATTTAGGGGTTGAAACCGATTTAGTGACATTGCCTATTCAGCATGACTCCGCTGCTGAAATGGCTCAGCCTTTTGATGTGAAAGATTGGAAAAAAGGTGAATGTGACCTTATTCCGGGTAAAACAGCCCCACACCTTATTCCTGTTGAACGTGATTATCCAAATACTTATGCTCGCTTTACCTCACTTGGCCCTTTGATGGATAAATTGGGTAATGGCGGTAAAGGGATCAGTTGGAATACACAAGCAGAAGTCGATTTCCTGAAAAAACTTAATCGAGTTCGTCACGATGGCGCAGCAAAAGGGCGTCCAGCGATTGAAACGGCGATTGATGCAGCCGAAGTTATTCTTTCTTTAGCACCTGAAACTAACGGTCAAGTGGCTGTAAAAGCGTGGGATGCATTAAGTAAAGTGACAGGACGCGATCACACTCATTTAGCCAAAGTGAAAGAAGACGAGAAAATTCGTTTTCGCGATATTGTTGCTCAGCCTCGTAAGATTATCTCAAGCCCAACATGGTCTGGTCTTGAAGATGAACATGTCTCTTATAACGCCTGTTATACCAACGTTCACGAGATGATCCCTTGGCGTACATTAAGTGGTCGCCAACAGTTGTATCAAGATCACGAGTGGATGCGTGCTTACGGTGAAAGCTTAGTGGTTTACCGTCCACCCATTGATACCAAGGCGATTGATGCGGTTAAAGGTAAAAAACCAAATGGTTTCCCTGAGAAAGCGCTGAACTTCCTAACTCCTCACCAAAAATGGGGTATTCACTCAACCTATAGCGATAACTTACTCATGTTAACGCTAGGTCGTGGTGGCCCCGTAGTGTGGCTGAGTGAAGATGATGCCAAAGAGATGGGTATTAGTGATAACGATTGGGTTGAAGCATACAACAGTAATGGTGCGTTAACGGCAAGAGCGATTGTCAGCCAACGTATTCCTGATGGCATGATTTATATGTATCACGCACAAGAGCGTCAAATAAACCTACCAGGCTCTGAAGTGACTGGAATGCGTGGTGGTATTCACAATTCTGTGACGCGTGTTTGCCCAAAACCAACACATATGATTGGTGGATACGCTCAATTAGCTTATAGCTTTAACTACTACGGTACGGTTGGCTCTAACCGTGATGAGTTTGTTGTGGTGCGTAAAATGAAACAGATTGATTGGCTTGATGGTGAAGGTGATGCTTATCAACAAACCCTGAATGGACAGGAGAAGGCATAA
- the narH gene encoding respiratory nitrate reductase 1 beta chain, producing MKIRSQVGMVLNLDKCIGCHTCSVTCKNVWTSREGVEYAWFNNVETKPGTGYPQNWEDQEKWKGGWIKNIKGQLVPRMGNRVGLLSKIFANPDVPALDDYYEPFDYDYEHLKNAPEGSLPTARPRSLITGQRMTKIERGPNWEDDLGGEFSKRAADKNFANMQKEMYGQFENTFMMYLPRLCEHCLNPACVATCPSGAIYKRAEDGIVLIDQDKCRGWRMCLTGCPYKKIYFNWKSGKSEKCIFCYPRIEAGQPTLCSETCVGRIRYLGVMLYDADKISQAASADNEKDLYQSQLDIFLDPFDPEVIAAAEEQGIPLSVIDAAQRSPVYKMAVDWKLALPLHPEYRTLPMVWYVPPLSPIQSAADAGVLPHTGVLPDVESLRIPVQYLANLLTAGDTAPVLLALKRMLAMRHYKRAETVEGKTDLSALEQVGLTEAQAQEMYRYLAIANYEDRFVIPSSHRELAREAFPERSGCGFSFGDGCHGSDSKFNLFNSHRIDAIDITSKTPQDERRSEEKI from the coding sequence ATGAAAATTCGTTCACAAGTCGGTATGGTACTCAACCTCGACAAATGTATCGGTTGCCATACCTGTTCAGTAACCTGTAAAAACGTATGGACTAGCCGTGAAGGTGTTGAATACGCATGGTTCAATAACGTTGAAACCAAACCGGGTACAGGGTATCCACAAAATTGGGAAGACCAAGAAAAGTGGAAAGGTGGTTGGATCAAAAATATCAAAGGTCAATTAGTACCAAGAATGGGTAACCGTGTTGGTCTATTATCTAAAATTTTTGCCAACCCAGATGTGCCTGCATTGGACGATTACTATGAGCCATTTGATTATGACTACGAGCATTTAAAAAATGCACCAGAAGGCTCATTACCAACAGCACGTCCACGTTCGCTGATCACCGGTCAGCGTATGACTAAAATCGAGAGAGGCCCGAACTGGGAGGACGATTTAGGCGGTGAATTTAGCAAACGTGCAGCGGATAAAAACTTTGCAAATATGCAAAAAGAGATGTATGGACAGTTTGAAAATACATTTATGATGTATTTACCACGTTTATGTGAACACTGCTTAAATCCTGCTTGTGTGGCGACTTGCCCAAGTGGGGCGATTTATAAACGTGCTGAAGACGGTATTGTGCTTATCGACCAAGATAAATGCCGTGGATGGCGCATGTGTTTAACCGGATGTCCATACAAAAAAATCTACTTCAACTGGAAAAGCGGTAAGTCTGAAAAATGTATTTTCTGCTACCCACGTATTGAAGCCGGCCAGCCAACCCTGTGTTCAGAAACTTGTGTAGGTCGTATTCGTTATCTGGGTGTCATGCTGTATGACGCAGATAAAATCTCACAAGCTGCTAGTGCAGATAATGAAAAAGATTTATACCAAAGCCAGTTAGATATCTTCTTAGATCCCTTCGATCCTGAAGTGATTGCAGCAGCAGAAGAGCAAGGTATTCCATTAAGTGTAATTGATGCCGCACAGCGTTCACCTGTGTATAAAATGGCGGTGGATTGGAAGCTGGCATTACCATTGCATCCGGAATATCGCACCTTACCCATGGTTTGGTATGTACCACCTTTGTCGCCAATTCAATCTGCTGCTGATGCGGGTGTGTTACCGCATACAGGTGTTTTACCTGATGTAGAAAGTTTACGTATTCCAGTTCAGTATTTAGCTAACTTACTGACAGCTGGGGATACAGCACCTGTATTATTAGCATTAAAACGTATGCTCGCGATGCGTCATTACAAACGAGCTGAAACTGTAGAAGGAAAAACCGATCTTAGTGCATTAGAGCAAGTAGGGTTGACCGAAGCACAAGCACAAGAGATGTACCGTTATCTTGCTATTGCAAATTATGAAGATCGCTTTGTTATCCCATCAAGTCATCGTGAATTAGCAAGAGAAGCGTTCCCTGAACGTAGTGGTTGTGGTTTTAGCTTTGGCGATGGTTGTCATGGTAGTGATAGCAAATTTAACCTGTTTAATAGTCATCGCATTGATGCGATTGATATCACATCAAAAACACCTCAAGACGAACGCCGTTCAGAGGAGAAAATATGA
- the narJ_1 gene encoding respiratory nitrate reductase 1 delta chain — translation MMISLKVISHLLDYPTQELWDNRGELIDALQEADELPVTQVAKLMAFIHALTQQELLDAQANYSELFDRGRARSLLLFEHVHGESRDRGQAMVDLLNQYQQAGITLSSRELPDYLPTYLEYLTLLPTTECIEGLNNIAPIFGIVR, via the coding sequence ATGATGATCTCTCTGAAAGTGATTTCTCATCTTTTAGATTATCCCACACAAGAATTATGGGATAACCGTGGCGAACTTATCGATGCATTACAAGAAGCCGATGAGCTTCCTGTGACTCAAGTTGCAAAATTAATGGCATTTATTCACGCTTTAACGCAACAAGAGTTGTTAGATGCACAAGCCAATTACAGTGAGCTTTTTGATAGAGGTCGAGCACGGTCACTGTTGTTATTTGAACATGTTCATGGCGAATCTCGCGATCGTGGGCAGGCAATGGTTGATTTGCTAAATCAATATCAACAAGCGGGGATCACATTAAGTAGTCGTGAACTCCCTGACTATTTGCCGACTTACCTTGAGTATTTGACACTTTTACCTACAACAGAGTGTATTGAAGGGCTAAACAACATTGCCCCTATTTTTGGCATTGTTAGGTGA
- the narJ_2 gene encoding respiratory nitrate reductase 1 delta chain — MPLFLALLGERLKQRGSDYHALFDVLLCLSQSGLEASQLTAQVEKEPLDDTPAALDAVWEEEQVTFLGEGTQCGSSNISQHQRRFAQETAVQYLNVGNSLDTGAQK, encoded by the coding sequence TTGCCCCTATTTTTGGCATTGTTAGGTGAGCGTTTAAAACAACGAGGCAGTGATTATCACGCTCTTTTTGATGTGTTGCTTTGCCTCTCACAAAGTGGATTAGAAGCATCACAACTAACAGCTCAAGTAGAAAAAGAGCCTTTAGATGATACACCTGCGGCGTTAGATGCGGTGTGGGAAGAAGAACAAGTGACGTTCCTTGGAGAAGGTACGCAATGTGGCAGTAGCAATATTAGCCAACATCAGCGTCGTTTTGCACAAGAAACGGCAGTTCAATATCTCAATGTGGGGAATTCGTTGGATACGGGAGCACAAAAATGA
- the narI gene encoding respiratory nitrate reductase 1 subunit gamma, with translation MNYINMLFFDIYPYIAGAVFIIGSWLRYDYGQYTWRAGSSQMLDKKNMRLASNLFHVGIIGIFAGHFLGMLTPHWMYESFLPIEYKQIMAMVGGGTCGVLMLVGGVMLLKRRLTNPRVRATSSFGDIMILTLLVIQVALGLLTIPFSAQHMDGSEMMKLVAWAQSIVTFHGGASANLDGVAWVFKLHIFLGMTIFLLFPFCRLVHIWSVPIEYLTRRYQIVRNRH, from the coding sequence ATGAATTACATCAATATGTTATTTTTTGATATCTATCCCTATATTGCTGGTGCTGTATTTATTATCGGCAGCTGGTTACGTTACGACTATGGTCAATACACTTGGCGTGCTGGCTCTAGTCAGATGCTAGACAAGAAAAATATGCGATTAGCTTCTAACTTATTCCACGTTGGGATCATCGGTATTTTTGCCGGGCATTTTTTAGGTATGTTAACGCCACACTGGATGTATGAATCATTCTTGCCTATTGAATATAAACAAATTATGGCGATGGTGGGGGGGGGTACTTGTGGTGTGTTAATGCTAGTGGGCGGTGTGATGTTATTAAAACGCCGTTTAACTAATCCACGCGTAAGGGCCACATCTTCATTTGGTGACATCATGATTTTAACACTTCTGGTTATTCAAGTTGCGTTGGGTCTACTCACTATCCCATTCTCAGCCCAACATATGGATGGTAGTGAAATGATGAAGCTGGTGGCATGGGCACAATCTATTGTGACATTCCATGGTGGTGCTTCAGCAAATCTTGACGGTGTTGCATGGGTATTTAAGTTACATATCTTCTTGGGAATGACGATTTTCTTATTGTTCCCATTCTGCCGATTAGTTCATATTTGGAGCGTGCCAATTGAGTATTTAACCCGCCGCTATCAAATTGTTCGTAATCGTCATTAA
- the ycaC gene encoding isochorismatase encodes MSFKYHRIDKNNAAVLLVDHQAGLLSLVRDIEPDKFNNNVLALANAAKYFNLPTILTTSFENGPNGPLMPQLVEMFPDAPYIARPGQINAWDNEDFVKAVKATGKKQLIIAGVVTEVCVAFPALSALEEGFEVFVVTDASGTFNAIARDSAWDRMSKAGAQLINWFGLACELHRDWRNDVEGLGALFANHIPDYRNLMTSYNTLTKK; translated from the coding sequence ATGAGCTTTAAATATCATCGTATTGATAAAAATAATGCTGCTGTTTTGTTGGTAGACCATCAAGCTGGATTACTCTCTTTAGTGAGAGATATAGAGCCAGATAAATTCAATAATAATGTATTAGCATTAGCCAATGCCGCTAAATACTTTAATTTACCTACCATTCTGACGACTTCCTTTGAAAATGGCCCTAATGGCCCTCTAATGCCTCAACTCGTTGAGATGTTCCCGGATGCTCCTTATATCGCCCGCCCAGGTCAAATCAACGCATGGGATAATGAAGATTTCGTAAAAGCAGTTAAAGCGACAGGTAAAAAACAACTGATTATTGCCGGTGTGGTTACTGAAGTGTGTGTCGCATTCCCTGCATTATCAGCACTTGAAGAAGGTTTTGAAGTGTTTGTTGTCACCGATGCTTCAGGCACTTTCAATGCGATTGCTCGTGACTCTGCGTGGGATAGAATGTCAAAAGCAGGAGCACAATTAATTAACTGGTTTGGTTTAGCTTGTGAGTTACACCGTGATTGGCGTAATGATGTTGAAGGATTAGGTGCGCTATTTGCTAACCATATTCCAGACTATCGTAATCTTATGACAAGCTATAATACTTTAACAAAAAAATAA
- a CDS encoding oxidase, with amino-acid sequence MKSKILKATAIAMALSVGVAQATEYKASNAEGPIKIVNLKAMEAQVQANMEKGAFGYIRGGAEDENNLRSNTTAFDKKYIMPRSLQGIEFSDLDLKTEFLGIKLDTPIIQAPMAAQGLAHQQGEVATARGMAKAGSVFSLSTYGNKTIKEVADAQPGYPFFFQLYMSKNDAFNEYILSQAKQYGAKGIIMTIDSSVGGYREDDVKNNFQFPLGFANLEAFAKISDDKSKTGKGAGISEIYAQAKQAFTPADIQYVKKMSGLPVIVKGIESPEDADTAIKAGADAIWVSNHGGRQLDSAPATIDVLPAIAKVVNKRVPIVFDSGVRRGSHVFKALASGADVVAVGRPILYGLNLGGAEGVNSVIQHLNKELKINMMLGGAKTVKDIQATQLYTDASFNQ; translated from the coding sequence ATGAAAAGCAAAATATTAAAAGCCACTGCTATTGCGATGGCATTAAGTGTGGGTGTTGCACAGGCAACTGAATATAAAGCAAGTAATGCAGAAGGTCCAATAAAAATAGTTAACTTAAAAGCGATGGAAGCACAAGTCCAAGCAAATATGGAAAAAGGCGCTTTTGGTTATATTCGTGGTGGCGCTGAAGACGAAAATAATTTGCGTTCAAATACGACCGCATTTGATAAAAAATATATTATGCCTCGTTCATTACAAGGTATCGAATTTTCTGACTTAGATTTAAAAACAGAATTTTTGGGTATTAAATTAGATACGCCTATTATTCAGGCACCGATGGCAGCTCAAGGGCTTGCACATCAACAAGGCGAAGTTGCCACAGCAAGAGGTATGGCGAAAGCCGGTTCGGTTTTCTCGTTAAGTACTTATGGGAATAAAACTATCAAGGAAGTGGCTGATGCTCAACCAGGTTATCCGTTCTTCTTCCAGCTCTATATGAGCAAAAATGATGCCTTTAACGAGTATATTTTATCTCAAGCAAAACAGTATGGCGCTAAAGGTATCATTATGACTATCGACTCTTCAGTGGGTGGTTATCGTGAAGATGACGTGAAAAATAATTTCCAATTCCCATTAGGTTTTGCCAACTTAGAAGCATTCGCAAAAATCAGTGATGACAAATCGAAAACAGGTAAAGGTGCGGGTATCAGTGAAATTTATGCACAAGCTAAACAAGCCTTCACACCCGCAGATATTCAGTATGTGAAAAAAATGTCTGGTTTGCCTGTGATTGTAAAAGGGATTGAATCACCTGAAGATGCAGATACTGCCATTAAAGCAGGTGCAGATGCTATTTGGGTTTCTAACCACGGTGGACGTCAATTAGACAGTGCGCCAGCCACTATTGATGTATTACCAGCAATAGCAAAAGTGGTAAATAAACGTGTTCCTATCGTGTTTGATAGTGGTGTACGTCGTGGCTCACATGTCTTTAAAGCATTAGCCAGTGGTGCAGATGTTGTCGCTGTTGGTCGCCCAATTCTTTATGGATTAAATTTAGGTGGTGCTGAAGGTGTTAATTCAGTTATCCAACATTTAAATAAAGAATTAAAAATTAATATGATGTTAGGTGGGGCGAAAACAGTAAAAGATATTCAAGCCACTCAACTTTATACTGATGCTAGTTTTAATCAATAA